Proteins encoded in a region of the Triticum dicoccoides isolate Atlit2015 ecotype Zavitan chromosome 3A, WEW_v2.0, whole genome shotgun sequence genome:
- the LOC119267706 gene encoding putative ubiquitin-conjugating enzyme E2 38 isoform X1 produces MVLNKLLQLFGVGKKKKRKDSKKKGKSINPVSQGSLPCQCAAPQSTLNILASKSVLDPCSSGASTVLSLQKDEPGCSSNISSMIKEVNGSENEDHKLFNQFDVVQDYSDHHYAKTSPGKTTKDWAKTIQNEWKLLQRDLPESIYVRVYEDRIDLIRAAIVGPAGTPYHDGLFFFDVCFPPEYPRCPPKVHFHSSGLRLNPNLYESGKVCLSLLNTWLGSGSEKWGKSNSTMLQVLVSIQGLVLNDKPYFNEPVIFSSKEKHSLGYNQTAFVLTCKLMLYLLQKPPKHFETLIVCHFHERERAILEACRAYASGMVVGSSVKDGRTYLHNKCFAGFKKSLDAQAELLAKELAANRLRAVELKREVPAADKTMFP; encoded by the exons ATGGTTCTGAACAAGCTGCTTCAGCTGTTTGGAgtaggcaagaagaagaagaggaaggattCGAAGAAGAAAG GAAAGTCCATCAACCCTGTTTCGCAAGGTAGCCTTCCATGCCAAT GTGCTGCTCCACAGTCTACTCTTAATATCCTTGCGAGCAAGAGTGTATTGGATCCCTGTTCAAGTGGGGCTAGTACTGTGCTATCACTGCAAAAGGATGAGCCTGGATGTTCAAGTAATATCTCATCGATGATAAAGGAAGTAAATGGATCTGAAAATGAGGACCACAAGTTATTTAACCAATTTGATGTTGTTCAAGATTACTCAGACCACCACTATGCAAAGACTTCACCAGGGAAG ACCACCAAAGATTGGGCTAAAACAATCCAAAATGAGTGGAAGCTTCTTCAGAGAGATCTACCTG AATCTATATATGTTAGAGTTTATGAGGATAGGATTGATCTGATTAGGGCTGCTATTGTTGGTCCTGCTGGAACTCCATATCATGATGGTCTGTTCTTCTTTGATGTTTGTTTTCCTCCTGAATACCCGCGATGTCCACCG AAAGTTCATTTCCATTCGAGTGGGCTTCGGCTTAATCCAAACTTGTACGAGAGTGGTAAAGTTTGCCTCAGCCTGCTGAATACTTGGTTAGGTTCTGGATCTGAGAAGTGGGGCAAGTCAAATTCCACCATGCTGCAGGTGTTGGTCTCCATCCAGGGCCTTGTGTTGAATGATAAACCTTACTTTAATGAGCCAGTCATCTTTAGCTCTAAAGAAAAGCATTCCCTTGGATATAATCAGACTGCATTTGTCCTAACCTGCAAGTTGATGTTGTATTTACTTCAGAAGCCTCCAAAG CATTTTGAGACCCTCATTGTGTGCCATTTCCATGAGCGGGAGCGAGCCATCCTAGAGGCATGCCGTGCATATGCTTCTGGCATGGTCGTCGGATCATCGGTCAAGGATGGCCGGACTTACCTCCACAACAAGTGCTTTGCAGGTTTCAAGAAGTCCCTGGATGCCCAGGCTGAACTTCTCGCGAAGGAGCTAGCCGCGAACAGACTCCGTGCGGTAGAACTGAAGAGAGAGGTGCCTGCTGCAGATAAGACCATGTTTCCCTGA
- the LOC119267706 gene encoding putative ubiquitin-conjugating enzyme E2 38 isoform X2 → MVLNKLLQLFGVGKKKKRKDSKKKGKSINPVSQGAAPQSTLNILASKSVLDPCSSGASTVLSLQKDEPGCSSNISSMIKEVNGSENEDHKLFNQFDVVQDYSDHHYAKTSPGKTTKDWAKTIQNEWKLLQRDLPESIYVRVYEDRIDLIRAAIVGPAGTPYHDGLFFFDVCFPPEYPRCPPKVHFHSSGLRLNPNLYESGKVCLSLLNTWLGSGSEKWGKSNSTMLQVLVSIQGLVLNDKPYFNEPVIFSSKEKHSLGYNQTAFVLTCKLMLYLLQKPPKHFETLIVCHFHERERAILEACRAYASGMVVGSSVKDGRTYLHNKCFAGFKKSLDAQAELLAKELAANRLRAVELKREVPAADKTMFP, encoded by the exons ATGGTTCTGAACAAGCTGCTTCAGCTGTTTGGAgtaggcaagaagaagaagaggaaggattCGAAGAAGAAAG GAAAGTCCATCAACCCTGTTTCGCAAG GTGCTGCTCCACAGTCTACTCTTAATATCCTTGCGAGCAAGAGTGTATTGGATCCCTGTTCAAGTGGGGCTAGTACTGTGCTATCACTGCAAAAGGATGAGCCTGGATGTTCAAGTAATATCTCATCGATGATAAAGGAAGTAAATGGATCTGAAAATGAGGACCACAAGTTATTTAACCAATTTGATGTTGTTCAAGATTACTCAGACCACCACTATGCAAAGACTTCACCAGGGAAG ACCACCAAAGATTGGGCTAAAACAATCCAAAATGAGTGGAAGCTTCTTCAGAGAGATCTACCTG AATCTATATATGTTAGAGTTTATGAGGATAGGATTGATCTGATTAGGGCTGCTATTGTTGGTCCTGCTGGAACTCCATATCATGATGGTCTGTTCTTCTTTGATGTTTGTTTTCCTCCTGAATACCCGCGATGTCCACCG AAAGTTCATTTCCATTCGAGTGGGCTTCGGCTTAATCCAAACTTGTACGAGAGTGGTAAAGTTTGCCTCAGCCTGCTGAATACTTGGTTAGGTTCTGGATCTGAGAAGTGGGGCAAGTCAAATTCCACCATGCTGCAGGTGTTGGTCTCCATCCAGGGCCTTGTGTTGAATGATAAACCTTACTTTAATGAGCCAGTCATCTTTAGCTCTAAAGAAAAGCATTCCCTTGGATATAATCAGACTGCATTTGTCCTAACCTGCAAGTTGATGTTGTATTTACTTCAGAAGCCTCCAAAG CATTTTGAGACCCTCATTGTGTGCCATTTCCATGAGCGGGAGCGAGCCATCCTAGAGGCATGCCGTGCATATGCTTCTGGCATGGTCGTCGGATCATCGGTCAAGGATGGCCGGACTTACCTCCACAACAAGTGCTTTGCAGGTTTCAAGAAGTCCCTGGATGCCCAGGCTGAACTTCTCGCGAAGGAGCTAGCCGCGAACAGACTCCGTGCGGTAGAACTGAAGAGAGAGGTGCCTGCTGCAGATAAGACCATGTTTCCCTGA